From a region of the Arachis ipaensis cultivar K30076 chromosome B09, Araip1.1, whole genome shotgun sequence genome:
- the LOC107615620 gene encoding uncharacterized protein LOC107615620 gives MNSQDKLLLDASSGGSLTKNKTAEEAWEIIADLVDSTQHSRAKNPQPKTLSEVSPSGDAILTKTLGEMTILLRQITQGQQIPQALICPPPQPPRIEGPPRSCGICACNNHYTDECPQLQEDTTLAVANPYPQIPNYNQHGGNQNQGWRDNSNQRWNQAPQAQPYPRQQAYYHQAPQGKHQAITLRSGTKLDEIGVVPTSSSEETHKEEVGEDMEVMKDEEEDVEKDEEQPLKAKEPKRKNLIEEPMPIPFPTLAKKPKKQEQLDPSMVEIFKNVEVIVPLFQAIKQVLKYAKFLKDVCTHKEKIGELNKRPVDDSISSLIPEKCNDPGPCLVTCLIGGIKFTDCMCDLGACVSIMPLPIYERLNLSPLKRSGARFVLADKSIVSAVEIAENILVDIQGLLFPVDFHILETPPIDSDRPSSIQFGRPFLKTSRFKLDTHSGVYSFEADGKVARFTLEESRKSILEAYSIFGCDIIEDEVIEVGKEQEEEKVAKKSDSRDHTQPKNAKELEIFHLGEVQSDQ, from the exons ATGAACTCCCAAGATAAGCTTCTCCTAGATGCCTCTAGTGGAGGATCCCTCACCAAAAATAAGACCGCCGAGGAAGCTTGGGAGATCATAGCGGACTTGGTGGACTCCACTCAACACTCAAGGGCAAAAAACCCACAACCAAAGACTTTAAGTGAAGTTTCTCCTTCCGGAGATGCCATTTTGACAAAGACCCTTGGTGAGATGACAATTTTGTTGAGACAAATTACCCAAGGGCAACAAATTCCCCAAGCCTTGATATGTCCTCCACCTCAACCTCCAAGAATTGAAGGACCACCAAGATCATGTGGTATTTGTGCTTGTAACAACCATTACACCGATGAGTGCCCTCAACTCCAAGAGGACACTACATTAGCGGTAGCCAATCCATACCCACAAATACCTAACTACaatcaacatggaggaaatcaaaaccaagggtggagggataattctAATCAAAGGTGGAACCAAGCCCCACAAGCTCAACCTTACCCAAGACAACAAGCCTACTATCATCAAGCTCCTCAAG GGAAGCATCAAGCTATCACCCTTAGGAGTGGCACCAAGTTGGATGAAATTGGTGTTGTGCCTACAAGTTCAAGTGAGGAAACCCACAAAGAAGAGGTGGGAGAGGATATGGAAGTGatgaaggatgaagaggaagatgTTGAGAAGGATGAGGAACAACCGCTCAAGGCCAAGGAGCCAAAGAGGAAAAATCTGATTGAAGAGCCTATGCCCATTCCATTCCCAACTTTGGCAAAGAAGCCCAAGAAGCAAGAACAACTTGACCCCAGCATGgtggaaatttttaagaatgtTGAAGTCATTGTCCCTCTATTTCAAGCCATTAAACAAGTGCTGAAATATGCCAAGTTCCTCAAAGATGTTTGTACCCACAAGGAGAAAATTGGCGAACTCAACAAAAGGCCGGTAGATGATTCTATCTCTTCTTTAATTCCTGAAAAATGCAATGATCCCGGCCCATGTTTGGTTACTTGCTTGATTGGTGGAATAAAGTTCACGGACTGTATGTGCGACTTGGGGGCGTGCGTAAGCATTATGCCACTCCCCATTTATGAGAGATTGAACTTGTCACCCTTAAAGAGGTCCGGGGCGAGATTCGTGTTGGCCGATAAGAGCATTGTATCAGCTGTGGAGATTGCAGAAAATATTCTGGTTGACATCCAAGGTTTACTCTTCCCGGTAGATTTCCACATTTTGGAGACTCCTCCCATTGACTCAGACAGGCCATCATCCATTCAATTTGGGAGGCCGTTTCTAAAGACATCCCGATTCAAGCTGGATACACATTCAGGAGTCTATTCTTTTGAGGCCGATGGCAAGGTAGCAAGATTCACATTGGAAGAATCCAGGAAATCCATCCTCGAAGCCTATTCTATCTTTGGATGCGATATAATCGAAGATGAAGTGATTGAGGTTGGCaaggaacaagaagaagagaaggtTGCCAAGAAGTCTGATTCAAGAGATCACACTCAACCCAAGaatgccaaggagttggagattttCCACCTTGGAGAAGTTCAAAGTGACCAATGA